One window of Acidobacteriaceae bacterium genomic DNA carries:
- a CDS encoding family 20 glycosylhydrolase → MRFSALVVLAGLTATAIAQTPSTSLHLIPTPREVTFKGDQPVTGVTVDCPNCGPEDQFAASDLRDELAARGIPSGNGLRVVLQRLGQHPDPSFTAEMQPEGYTIGFAPGVLTLTGATGPGIFYAAQTVKQMIERQPNGSFVLHAAEIRDWPAMRYRGLSDDLSRGPVDTLEFQKKLVRTLAAYKANLYSPYFENTQQYASNPLPAPPGGSISADDARELVAYAAKYHVMIVPDQEAFGHLRHMLVYEQYQALAETPHGAVLAPGQSGSLQVINQMFTELAALYPSPFLHIGADETFDLGVGQTKAAVDEQGLGPVYLNFMQQIDNTLRPLNRRLLFWADIAERSPDLLKGMPDEFKNNTIAISWHYSPSDTGFTKYLNYFKSAGFETWVAPGVNNWSRVYPNYNSALKNIQQFTRDGQQMGATGQLNTIWYDDGEALAANNWYGILFGCAAAWQQGESSIPQFQANYGPVFHGDLSGKLDMAQEELMAAHDVLQFEAKVGDGSDGLFWMDPWSKDGQQYADKIRPYSHELRMHAEHALELIAQARAAYPAPPQPVVYSPTDELPSNPTTLREANAIDALELGARRFDFIGEKFQLADEMAAGYARAQADATSTDRKERMQVGRELSDINGVNGRIQDIKDGYSLIRDLYAQIWLRTNRPYALRPVLAHYDYTIDIWLARMDQVRSAQRQWADTRTLPSASELDIPAAPPAAVPAPVVPPSAAPAAPPVAPPTTPNTAPPAK, encoded by the coding sequence ATGCGTTTTTCTGCACTCGTTGTCCTCGCCGGGCTCACGGCGACCGCAATCGCACAGACACCCTCCACTTCCCTTCACCTGATCCCCACGCCGCGTGAGGTCACGTTCAAAGGCGATCAGCCGGTAACCGGCGTCACGGTGGACTGCCCGAACTGCGGTCCCGAGGATCAGTTTGCCGCGAGCGATCTGCGCGATGAGCTGGCCGCGCGCGGGATTCCGTCCGGCAACGGGCTCAGAGTTGTGCTGCAGCGGCTGGGCCAGCATCCAGATCCGTCGTTTACAGCGGAGATGCAGCCGGAGGGTTATACGATCGGCTTCGCCCCGGGCGTCCTGACGTTGACCGGCGCGACGGGTCCCGGCATTTTTTACGCAGCGCAAACCGTCAAACAGATGATCGAGCGCCAGCCGAACGGCAGCTTCGTGCTGCATGCGGCAGAGATTCGCGACTGGCCGGCCATGCGCTACCGCGGCCTGAGCGACGATCTCTCCCGCGGCCCAGTGGACACGCTCGAGTTCCAGAAGAAGCTGGTGCGCACACTTGCTGCATATAAGGCGAATCTCTACTCGCCGTACTTCGAGAACACGCAACAGTACGCGTCGAACCCGCTGCCCGCGCCTCCGGGCGGCAGCATCTCCGCGGATGATGCGCGGGAGCTCGTCGCGTATGCCGCGAAGTATCACGTGATGATCGTGCCCGACCAGGAGGCCTTCGGTCATCTTCGTCACATGCTTGTTTACGAGCAGTACCAGGCGCTGGCGGAGACGCCGCATGGGGCAGTGCTCGCGCCGGGACAGTCCGGTTCGCTGCAGGTGATCAACCAGATGTTCACCGAGCTCGCGGCGCTCTACCCGTCGCCGTTCCTGCACATCGGCGCCGACGAAACGTTCGATCTCGGCGTGGGCCAGACGAAAGCAGCCGTGGATGAGCAGGGGCTCGGCCCGGTGTACCTGAACTTCATGCAGCAGATTGACAACACGTTGCGGCCGCTGAATCGACGCCTGCTCTTCTGGGCCGATATCGCGGAACGCTCGCCCGACCTGCTGAAGGGAATGCCTGACGAATTCAAGAACAACACGATTGCGATCAGCTGGCATTACTCGCCTTCGGACACTGGATTCACCAAGTACCTGAACTACTTCAAGTCCGCGGGATTTGAGACCTGGGTTGCGCCAGGGGTCAACAACTGGTCACGCGTTTATCCGAACTACAATTCGGCCCTGAAAAATATTCAGCAGTTCACGCGCGACGGCCAGCAGATGGGCGCGACAGGACAACTGAACACTATCTGGTACGACGACGGTGAAGCGCTCGCGGCGAACAACTGGTACGGCATTCTTTTCGGCTGCGCCGCGGCCTGGCAGCAGGGCGAGAGCTCGATTCCGCAGTTCCAGGCCAACTACGGCCCGGTTTTTCACGGTGATCTAAGCGGCAAGCTCGACATGGCTCAGGAGGAGCTAATGGCCGCGCACGATGTGCTGCAGTTTGAAGCGAAGGTGGGTGACGGATCGGACGGGCTCTTCTGGATGGATCCGTGGTCGAAGGATGGCCAGCAATATGCGGACAAAATCCGACCGTATTCGCATGAGCTGCGCATGCACGCTGAGCATGCTCTGGAGTTAATCGCGCAGGCTCGGGCGGCGTATCCGGCGCCACCTCAGCCGGTTGTCTATTCGCCGACGGATGAATTGCCGTCGAATCCTACGACGCTGCGCGAGGCAAACGCAATCGATGCGCTGGAACTGGGTGCGCGGCGGTTTGACTTTATCGGCGAGAAGTTTCAGCTCGCCGATGAGATGGCTGCCGGTTACGCGCGCGCGCAGGCGGATGCGACGTCCACAGATCGCAAGGAGCGCATGCAGGTGGGCCGCGAGCTGAGCGACATCAACGGCGTGAACGGTCGCATCCAGGACATCAAGGACGGCTATTCGCTGATCCGCGATTTGTATGCGCAAATCTGGCTGCGCACAAACAGGCCATACGCGCTGCGGCCTGTGCTCGCGCACTACGACTACACGATTGATATCTGGCTGGCGAGAATGGATCAGGTGCGCAGTGCGCAGCGTCAATGGGCTGACACGCGCACGCTTCCCAGTGCGTCAGAGCTCGACATCCCCGCGGCTCCGCCGGCGGCTGTACCTGCTCCTGTCGTGCCTCCGTCCGCAGCGCCGGCAGCGCCGCCTGTCGCACCACCAACTACACCAAACACTGCACCGCCCGCAAAATAA
- the nagA gene encoding N-acetylglucosamine-6-phosphate deacetylase: MPTLITARRLITDIGSVEFPVLIVGDDGTLSDISSDPTALAHEEDTLACAFFDVHTHGAMGHDVMSASPAELREIQRFLALRGVAQYLPTTVTASVDSTLRALESLANAIEADPQPLQAQPRGIHLEGPFLSHAKRGVHPENQLQLPSIELFDRFQQAARGQISLLTIAPELSGAVDLILYATSMGVRCSLGHTNADAAEAYAAVDAGASSATHTFNAMRALGHREPGVLGVALDNDRLYAELICDGVHVAPELVRLWFKAKGPERAILITDAMSAAGMPEGRYKLGEFDVDVAEGRAFLSGDLARGTHTLAGSVLTMDRAVANFCHFTGATLADASRLASHNPAAMLGRPELTRLAPGSPANLNRFDRSGRLVATYIQGELVT, from the coding sequence ATGCCAACCCTCATCACAGCCCGGCGATTGATCACCGACATCGGATCGGTTGAGTTCCCTGTGCTCATCGTCGGCGACGATGGAACGCTCAGCGATATCAGTTCCGACCCCACGGCCCTTGCGCACGAAGAAGACACGCTTGCCTGCGCGTTCTTTGACGTTCACACGCATGGTGCAATGGGCCACGATGTGATGTCGGCGTCACCTGCGGAGCTGCGCGAGATTCAGCGGTTCCTGGCCCTGCGCGGCGTCGCGCAGTACCTTCCGACGACTGTGACAGCGTCCGTCGACTCCACTCTGCGTGCCCTGGAGTCGCTGGCCAACGCGATAGAGGCCGATCCGCAGCCGCTGCAGGCGCAACCGCGCGGCATACATCTGGAAGGACCGTTCCTCTCGCACGCAAAGCGCGGCGTCCATCCAGAGAACCAGTTGCAGCTGCCGAGCATCGAGCTGTTCGATCGCTTTCAGCAGGCGGCACGCGGGCAGATCTCTCTGCTGACTATTGCTCCTGAGCTCAGTGGTGCTGTCGACCTGATCCTCTACGCAACTTCCATGGGCGTGCGTTGCTCGCTGGGCCACACCAACGCGGACGCAGCCGAGGCGTACGCTGCCGTGGATGCGGGCGCAAGCAGCGCGACCCACACTTTTAATGCCATGCGGGCGCTGGGTCATCGCGAGCCTGGAGTGCTCGGCGTCGCGCTGGACAATGACCGGCTGTATGCCGAATTGATTTGCGACGGCGTCCACGTTGCGCCGGAGCTCGTGCGGCTGTGGTTCAAGGCCAAAGGCCCGGAGCGCGCGATTCTGATAACCGATGCGATGTCTGCCGCCGGCATGCCGGAGGGCAGATACAAACTCGGCGAGTTCGATGTGGATGTAGCCGAGGGACGCGCGTTCCTGTCCGGAGACCTGGCTCGCGGGACCCACACGCTGGCGGGGTCCGTCCTCACCATGGATCGCGCGGTCGCTAACTTCTGTCACTTCACGGGCGCCACGCTCGCTGATGCAAGTCGACTGGCCTCGCACAATCCCGCAGCTATGCTCGGGCGACCGGAGCTGACGCGGCTTGCGCCCGGCAGTCCTGCAAACCTGAACCGGTTCGACCGCAGCGGACGACTCGTTGCAACGTACATCCAGGGCGAACTGGTTACGTAG
- a CDS encoding BadF/BadG/BcrA/BcrD ATPase family protein, with product MPYFVALDGGGTKTECWIANESRVLGQSSGPTVKLMNVGERAATQGLRAIVREALGSAGVTGDSIAGTCFGLAGSSSEEVRQWAKTTLGELVSGETIITGDEQIALDAAFRGGAGVLVIAGTGSHVTGRCASGTTVGAGGWGPVLGDEGSGTWIGLEAIRSCLRARDRGVETCLLREIQQAWGLEELGELVAKANLRERPDFASLTTVVAECAESGDALAQGVLDHAGEELATQVSLVISKMRAADCASEDASRVAFTGSVLGKIPRVLRAMEEHLHAAWPEIDVDANAVQPLEGALWRARQGK from the coding sequence ATGCCCTATTTTGTTGCGTTGGATGGTGGTGGGACCAAGACCGAATGCTGGATTGCAAATGAATCGCGCGTGTTGGGCCAGTCTTCCGGGCCGACTGTGAAGCTGATGAATGTAGGGGAGCGGGCCGCGACTCAGGGGTTGCGGGCCATTGTGCGCGAGGCGCTTGGATCCGCCGGAGTGACTGGTGATTCCATCGCCGGCACCTGCTTTGGGCTGGCCGGGTCCTCGAGTGAGGAGGTCCGACAGTGGGCGAAGACGACACTCGGTGAGCTCGTCAGCGGCGAGACGATCATCACCGGAGACGAGCAGATCGCCCTGGACGCTGCTTTTCGAGGCGGCGCTGGAGTGCTCGTGATTGCGGGAACCGGATCGCACGTGACCGGCCGCTGTGCGAGCGGCACAACGGTAGGCGCCGGTGGCTGGGGCCCGGTGCTGGGGGATGAGGGGTCCGGCACGTGGATAGGCCTTGAGGCCATCCGTTCCTGTCTGCGAGCGCGCGATCGCGGCGTTGAAACCTGTCTGCTGCGCGAGATACAGCAGGCGTGGGGGCTGGAGGAGTTGGGCGAGCTGGTCGCCAAGGCGAACCTCCGCGAGCGGCCGGACTTTGCTTCGTTGACCACGGTCGTCGCGGAGTGCGCAGAGAGTGGCGATGCGCTTGCGCAGGGTGTGCTCGACCACGCAGGCGAGGAGCTTGCGACGCAGGTTAGCCTGGTGATCTCGAAGATGCGTGCAGCCGACTGTGCGTCAGAGGACGCATCACGGGTTGCGTTCACAGGCAGCGTGCTCGGCAAAATTCCGCGAGTGCTTCGCGCGATGGAGGAACACTTGCACGCGGCGTGGCCGGAAATCGATGTAGACGCCAACGCCGTGCAGCCGCTCGAGGGCGCCTTGTGGCGTGCGAGGCAGGGCAAATAG
- a CDS encoding sodium/solute symporter (Members of the Solute:Sodium Symporter (SSS), TC 2.A.21 as described in tcdb.org, catalyze solute:Na+ symport. Known solutes for members of the family include sugars, amino acids, nucleosides, inositols, vitamins, urea or anions, depending on the system.), whose protein sequence is MPCFIDALATLLATQRLSAFDLALVAVYLIGITLFGLRFRKSRGAAAADRSLKSYFLADNTIPWWAIALSVVSAETSTLTIISIPGVAFAGDFGFLQVVIGYMLGRVVVAALFLPRYFAGEMLTAYQLIDRRFGGTLHKVTAALFLVTRAAAEGVRVFAVSIVVGIAIGTRDVLSIAIISALTLLYTFEGGMAAVVWTDVVQMAIYVGGTVVALLTLGSHVQGGWPVIHSVAAAAGKFHMFNFVLNLTTTYTFWAGVLGGTFLTMASHGTDQLMVQRLLAARNLRQSTAALLSSGVVIFVQFALFLLIGAGLYVFYQQHPGAIFRTNDYIFPTFIVREMPIGVAGLLVAAILAAAMSNLSAALNSLSSTTVVDFYMRFRPNADNRERAMIAKSSTVLWAFVLFAIAVYSVKAGGKGHVVEIGLSIASVAYGCLLGVFLLGTLTRFANERGAIIGMICGFILNLWIWQGAFPVHLGPITIPHIAWTWYVLIGAAATFLIGAIASLFLGKRTRPQRTAAVAAALLPLLFLLSFRGVAEEPAIHRGQVQGPATVPAPDFSTAAALINDAITYHHLPGAVLLVGHSGRVVFEHAYGDRKLAGEPGLNGEPSPAEPMTEDTIFDMASLSKNLSTSTSIMQLYEQGKLTFDEPVEQILPAFNPDHDPERAKVTVRMLLTHYSGEPADISLKDAWGLAKPDKAEGINRALTTPLQSEPAEVFRYSDINFILLGDIVETLSGEPLDVYAQEHIFKPLGMTETRYLPIDKACGPHKIIGAAIAWAPAPRGHMRYTCPVGDWSTSLLPRIAPTTHDDESKSNPGANPHFDMLTRGTVHDPTTRRMGGVAGHAGVFSTAHDVSLFAQALLDRLAGRPSNFPLKQSTLELMTTPEQPGYYAGELTLANTAEQAAIVHGEKGAAPLLAPRYPAIHGQDLRGFGWDIDTPFSKPRGMIFPIGSFGHTGFTGTSLWMDPGSDTYVVLLANAIHPRGNPPISNLRGEVATAVAHALELYTGCPASTFCNVAISESSNLQTHTLTGIDVLESDHFADLTTLAAQHNNTLRLGILTNQSGVDAHGRRTIDIVSTDLPKIIPGAKLTTIFSPEHGIFGKQDTTSFGPETDPTTGLQVTSLYGPHDADKRPSHDQLANLDAVVIDLQDAGVRTYTYEAVTGYFLEAAAREQRDFHHMLNIVVLDRPDPIGGIAVQGPVSDPGHDNYTDYGQVPIRHGMTLGELARFYNGARHIDAPLTVIAMQHWTRAEFYDQTGLPWVDPSPNLHNITATILLPALTLLEPTNASVGRGTPTPFELFGAGLPPKDKTTGVQPRAWFRAADVAAALDARHIPGVAFAATTTTVDDDPIHPFHGQTIEAVRIAVTDRNTLDSPELGVEIQSVLHKLYPQQFHLDRGARYLANSATQDAIARGDDPRTIAATWQPALDNYKSAREPYLLYK, encoded by the coding sequence TTGCCCTGTTTCATCGACGCCCTTGCAACTCTTCTCGCAACGCAGCGGCTCAGCGCCTTCGATCTCGCTCTCGTAGCGGTTTACCTCATCGGCATCACGCTCTTCGGTCTGCGCTTCCGCAAATCCCGCGGCGCCGCCGCAGCCGACCGGTCACTCAAAAGCTACTTCCTGGCTGACAACACGATTCCGTGGTGGGCCATCGCGCTCTCCGTCGTCTCGGCCGAGACCTCCACGCTCACCATCATCTCGATCCCGGGCGTTGCTTTCGCCGGCGACTTCGGCTTTCTGCAGGTCGTTATCGGCTACATGCTCGGGCGCGTCGTTGTGGCGGCACTTTTTCTGCCGCGCTATTTCGCCGGCGAGATGCTCACCGCATACCAACTCATCGATCGCCGCTTCGGGGGTACCCTGCACAAGGTCACCGCGGCACTCTTTCTTGTCACGCGCGCGGCGGCGGAAGGCGTGCGGGTCTTCGCTGTGTCCATCGTCGTCGGCATCGCCATCGGCACGCGCGATGTTCTCTCCATTGCCATCATCTCTGCGCTCACCCTGCTATATACCTTCGAGGGCGGGATGGCTGCAGTCGTCTGGACCGACGTTGTGCAGATGGCGATCTACGTCGGCGGAACGGTCGTTGCGCTGCTTACGCTGGGCTCCCATGTGCAGGGCGGCTGGCCAGTGATTCACTCTGTCGCGGCGGCCGCTGGCAAGTTTCATATGTTCAACTTCGTGCTGAACCTCACGACGACGTACACCTTCTGGGCAGGCGTTCTCGGCGGCACTTTCCTCACCATGGCCTCGCACGGTACGGATCAGCTCATGGTTCAGCGGCTGCTCGCTGCGCGCAATCTGCGGCAGTCCACAGCGGCTCTGCTCAGCTCCGGCGTGGTCATCTTCGTGCAGTTCGCGCTCTTCCTGCTCATCGGCGCTGGCCTCTACGTCTTCTATCAGCAGCATCCCGGTGCAATCTTCCGCACTAACGACTACATCTTTCCCACGTTCATCGTGCGCGAGATGCCCATTGGCGTCGCCGGTCTGCTCGTTGCTGCGATTCTCGCAGCGGCAATGTCGAACCTTTCGGCTGCGCTGAACTCGCTCTCCTCCACAACGGTCGTTGACTTCTACATGCGATTCCGCCCGAATGCTGATAACCGCGAGCGCGCCATGATTGCAAAATCTTCCACCGTGCTGTGGGCGTTCGTACTCTTTGCCATCGCGGTCTATTCAGTGAAGGCGGGCGGTAAGGGCCACGTCGTCGAGATCGGCCTCTCGATCGCTTCGGTAGCATACGGTTGCCTGCTCGGCGTCTTTCTGCTCGGCACACTCACGCGTTTTGCTAACGAGCGCGGGGCCATCATCGGCATGATCTGCGGCTTCATTCTCAACCTTTGGATTTGGCAAGGAGCATTCCCTGTGCATCTCGGTCCCATCACCATCCCGCACATCGCCTGGACCTGGTACGTCCTCATCGGCGCTGCCGCCACGTTCCTCATCGGTGCTATTGCCAGTCTCTTTCTCGGCAAGCGCACGCGCCCACAACGCACCGCTGCTGTAGCTGCTGCTCTTCTGCCTTTGCTTTTCCTGCTGTCCTTCCGAGGCGTAGCTGAAGAACCTGCTATTCACCGCGGACAGGTACAAGGGCCGGCTACCGTTCCCGCGCCGGACTTCAGCACCGCCGCCGCGCTCATCAACGACGCGATCACGTATCACCATCTCCCCGGCGCCGTCCTCCTCGTTGGCCACAGTGGCCGCGTGGTCTTCGAGCACGCCTATGGCGACCGCAAGCTTGCCGGCGAACCGGGACTCAACGGCGAGCCCTCACCGGCAGAGCCCATGACCGAGGACACCATCTTCGACATGGCATCGCTCTCGAAGAATCTCTCCACATCAACCAGCATCATGCAGCTCTACGAGCAGGGAAAGCTGACCTTCGACGAGCCCGTCGAGCAGATCCTCCCGGCGTTTAATCCCGACCACGATCCAGAGCGCGCGAAGGTCACCGTGCGCATGCTGCTCACGCACTACTCGGGCGAGCCAGCTGACATAAGCCTTAAGGACGCTTGGGGACTCGCAAAGCCCGACAAGGCCGAGGGGATCAATCGCGCGCTCACCACGCCCCTGCAATCAGAGCCGGCCGAGGTCTTCCGCTACTCAGACATCAACTTCATCCTCCTCGGCGACATCGTCGAAACGCTCTCCGGGGAACCGCTCGACGTCTATGCGCAGGAGCACATCTTCAAGCCCCTGGGCATGACCGAGACGCGCTACCTCCCCATCGACAAAGCCTGCGGTCCGCACAAGATCATCGGCGCAGCCATCGCATGGGCTCCGGCTCCGCGCGGTCACATGCGCTACACCTGTCCCGTTGGCGACTGGAGCACTTCCCTGCTCCCACGCATCGCACCCACAACGCACGATGACGAGTCGAAATCCAACCCCGGCGCCAATCCACACTTCGACATGCTCACGCGCGGTACCGTGCACGATCCAACCACTCGTCGCATGGGTGGAGTCGCGGGCCACGCAGGTGTCTTCTCCACCGCGCACGATGTCTCGCTTTTCGCGCAGGCGCTGCTCGATCGCCTCGCTGGCCGTCCTTCCAACTTTCCGCTCAAGCAATCTACGCTCGAACTGATGACCACGCCCGAGCAACCTGGCTACTATGCCGGAGAACTCACCCTGGCCAACACCGCGGAACAAGCCGCGATCGTCCACGGTGAAAAGGGTGCAGCTCCATTGCTGGCTCCGCGCTACCCTGCTATCCACGGGCAGGACCTGCGCGGGTTCGGCTGGGACATCGATACCCCCTTCTCCAAGCCCCGCGGCATGATCTTCCCGATCGGCAGCTTCGGCCACACCGGCTTCACTGGCACTTCTCTCTGGATGGATCCGGGCTCCGACACTTACGTCGTCCTGTTGGCAAACGCAATTCACCCACGCGGAAATCCGCCAATTTCTAACTTGCGCGGCGAGGTGGCAACTGCAGTGGCTCACGCGCTGGAGCTGTATACCGGCTGTCCCGCGAGCACATTCTGTAATGTGGCAATTTCCGAATCATCTAATCTGCAGACGCACACCCTCACCGGCATCGACGTCCTCGAATCCGATCACTTCGCCGACCTCACAACTCTCGCTGCACAGCACAACAACACGCTCCGCCTGGGCATCCTGACTAACCAATCCGGTGTAGACGCGCACGGCCGCCGCACCATCGACATTGTCTCGACTGACCTGCCGAAGATCATCCCCGGCGCGAAACTAACGACGATCTTCTCGCCCGAGCACGGCATCTTCGGCAAGCAGGACACAACCTCCTTTGGCCCAGAGACCGACCCCACGACCGGCCTCCAAGTCACCTCGCTCTACGGCCCCCACGACGCCGACAAGCGCCCATCACACGACCAACTTGCGAACCTCGACGCCGTCGTCATTGACCTGCAGGACGCCGGCGTCCGCACCTACACCTACGAGGCCGTTACGGGCTACTTCCTCGAAGCCGCGGCGCGAGAGCAGCGCGACTTCCACCACATGCTCAACATCGTCGTGCTTGATCGACCTGATCCTATAGGTGGCATCGCCGTGCAAGGTCCGGTCTCAGATCCTGGCCATGACAACTACACCGACTATGGTCAGGTCCCCATCCGCCATGGCATGACGCTCGGCGAACTCGCACGCTTCTACAACGGCGCGCGGCACATAGATGCTCCGCTCACAGTGATCGCAATGCAGCATTGGACGCGCGCCGAGTTCTACGACCAGACCGGCCTGCCCTGGGTGGATCCCAGCCCTAACCTGCATAACATCACCGCGACCATCCTGCTGCCCGCACTCACCCTGCTTGAACCCACCAACGCCAGCGTCGGCCGCGGCACGCCCACACCCTTCGAACTTTTCGGCGCCGGCCTTCCACCAAAGGACAAGACCACCGGCGTCCAGCCACGAGCATGGTTCCGCGCGGCCGACGTCGCCGCCGCGCTTGATGCCCGGCACATCCCCGGCGTCGCATTCGCTGCGACCACTACAACCGTCGACGATGACCCGATCCATCCCTTCCACGGCCAGACCATCGAAGCGGTGCGCATCGCCGTCACCGATCGCAACACACTCGACTCGCCCGAACTCGGCGTCGAAATCCAAAGCGTTCTGCATAAGCTCTACCCCCAGCAGTTCCATCTGGACCGCGGGGCGAGGTACCTGGCCAACTCCGCCACACAAGACGCAATCGCGCGCGGCGACGATCCGCGCACTATCGCCGCGACATGGCAACCCGCGCTCGACAACTACAAGTCTGCACGCGAGCCATATCTTCTCTACAAATAG
- a CDS encoding glycosyl hydrolase family 18 protein, with amino-acid sequence MKLAIAVALVCVSSVASVSATAQKTLFYMQENAAGVRSFEQHKDKIDILVPTWYAVNGHGLVSGEPDQKVLSEAKAAHVQVIPIVVLFDKQQLHDLFADVKAQDVMNRALVRECKEHGYAGIQFDLEHVLWVERDGLSALVKRSADVLHAAGLQVQIATVPDAPGYAGSLPYARWMFEEWRGGYDLKALAESVDLICLMTYDQHSRYTAPGPVDGWQWTIENLEYALKDVPKEKLSLGIALYGYHWFAGDPGLNKPEQHPNPTSESISFTNADFLRSSYNGKLQWDDDDHTPWFYITRDETREWVFYTDKRAFMDRYELAKQRGLQGVCSWVLGEEDPAIWDAIPSKR; translated from the coding sequence GTGAAGCTCGCGATCGCCGTAGCGCTGGTTTGTGTGTCATCTGTTGCATCGGTGAGTGCAACGGCGCAGAAGACGCTCTTCTACATGCAGGAGAACGCCGCGGGTGTGCGCTCGTTTGAGCAGCACAAGGACAAGATCGATATCCTTGTGCCGACTTGGTACGCGGTGAATGGGCACGGTCTCGTCTCTGGCGAACCGGATCAGAAAGTGCTGAGCGAAGCAAAAGCCGCGCACGTGCAGGTGATTCCGATCGTCGTGCTCTTCGATAAGCAGCAGCTTCATGACTTGTTCGCAGACGTGAAGGCGCAGGATGTGATGAACCGCGCGCTTGTGCGTGAGTGCAAGGAGCATGGATATGCCGGGATTCAATTCGACTTGGAGCACGTGCTGTGGGTGGAGCGCGACGGGCTCTCGGCATTGGTGAAGCGTAGCGCGGATGTGCTGCACGCTGCAGGACTGCAGGTGCAGATCGCCACTGTGCCGGATGCGCCCGGGTATGCCGGGTCGCTCCCGTACGCGCGATGGATGTTCGAGGAGTGGCGCGGCGGATATGACCTGAAGGCACTGGCCGAGTCAGTCGATCTGATTTGCCTCATGACCTACGATCAGCACTCGCGCTATACAGCGCCGGGGCCGGTGGATGGATGGCAGTGGACCATTGAGAACCTGGAGTATGCCCTGAAGGATGTGCCGAAGGAGAAGCTTTCGCTCGGTATCGCCCTCTATGGATACCACTGGTTCGCCGGTGATCCTGGATTGAACAAGCCGGAGCAGCATCCGAATCCGACGTCGGAGTCAATCTCATTTACGAATGCGGACTTTCTGCGCTCGAGCTATAACGGCAAGCTCCAGTGGGACGATGACGACCACACGCCGTGGTTCTACATCACGCGCGACGAGACACGCGAGTGGGTCTTCTATACCGACAAGCGCGCGTTCATGGATCGCTATGAACTTGCGAAACAGCGTGGCTTGCAGGGCGTGTGTTCGTGGGTGCTGGGCGAAGAGGATCCAGCGATCTGGGATGCGATTCCCTCGAAGCGATAG
- a CDS encoding substrate-binding domain-containing protein codes for MIKELTALLTLSISLGVSAQQTTPPWSGGRNDPAPSQGFVFQVPDIDNVPDLHGDPIDAKLVLFIGGNQFFVMPRLIAGFEKLHPELAGHIFYETLPPGVLLKQIKAGNTLTLGNLTLDIVPDVYEAGANALRSMKQTGEVGEVVSYTTNDLEIMVAAGNPKHIASLKDLARPDVRVALPNPEFEGIGRQVQVALTKTGGDALATEVYKTRVGQGGVVLTQIHHRQTPMRILTKQSDAGVTWTSEVLFQQKLGNPIEGVEIPSQLNTPATYAAGVLKSAPHPEAARAWIHYLQSDEAQAAYREFGFKPVAAESANQ; via the coding sequence ATGATCAAGGAACTCACGGCTCTGCTTACTCTTTCGATCTCACTTGGCGTCTCTGCTCAGCAGACGACGCCTCCGTGGAGCGGCGGCAGAAACGATCCTGCCCCCTCGCAGGGCTTCGTGTTCCAGGTTCCTGACATCGACAACGTTCCCGACCTTCACGGCGATCCGATCGACGCCAAACTGGTCCTTTTCATCGGCGGGAATCAGTTCTTTGTCATGCCGCGTCTCATCGCCGGCTTTGAAAAGCTTCACCCGGAGTTGGCCGGTCACATCTTTTACGAGACGCTTCCTCCCGGTGTCCTGCTGAAGCAGATCAAGGCAGGAAACACTCTGACGCTCGGCAATCTCACTCTCGACATCGTGCCGGATGTCTACGAGGCCGGAGCGAACGCGCTCAGGTCGATGAAGCAAACGGGCGAGGTTGGAGAAGTCGTCAGTTACACCACAAACGATCTTGAGATTATGGTTGCGGCGGGCAATCCGAAACACATCGCGTCTCTCAAGGATCTCGCCCGTCCCGATGTCAGGGTAGCGCTTCCTAACCCGGAGTTCGAAGGCATTGGCAGACAGGTGCAGGTTGCGTTGACGAAGACCGGCGGCGACGCGCTCGCCACTGAGGTCTACAAGACGCGCGTCGGCCAGGGCGGAGTGGTCCTCACGCAGATTCATCATCGCCAGACGCCGATGCGCATTCTCACCAAGCAAAGCGATGCCGGTGTGACCTGGACCTCTGAAGTTCTCTTTCAACAGAAGCTCGGCAATCCGATTGAAGGGGTTGAGATCCCCTCCCAATTGAATACTCCGGCCACATATGCGGCGGGTGTGCTGAAAAGCGCACCGCATCCGGAAGCAGCACGCGCGTGGATACACTACCTACAGTCAGATGAAGCGCAGGCTGCGTACCGCGAATTCGGTTTCAAGCCGGTAGCAGCGGAGAGTGCTAACCAGTGA